The DNA window atcccagctTGTGTTCCTGGCATGTGGTGGGGCCTGTTTTGGGGGAGGGCCAGACTCCCCCTTTCCACTTGTCCCCCTCCTCCATCCTGCCCTACCTGTCCACCTTCAGAACAAACCACAGAGTCAGataatcttttattttgctttattttagggGTGggaaggtggcggggggggggtctcctCCCCGTGGCAGAGAGCGGCGGTCTGGTAGGAGCTGGCTTAGCACAGTCCGCTGGCTGGTTGGGGCCTTCCTCAGTCTCTcttgggcccccccccccccccccccccccgctgtggACCTCCGGGCCCCTGTGCTGTCGGCgccgggaggggagagggagccccACCAAGTGAGGTCGCCCCCTCGGTGTCCTGGGAGTCCCGGGGACTCTCGAGGACGCAAGTCCGGTGAGTACTGGTACGTCGGACTTTCTGTGGAGAGGAACCGTCCAGGTAAGGGCAGAGCTCAGGGCCAGGCAGAGTCAGCGTCAAGGGAGCTGAAccggagggtggagggtgggctggCTTTGCAGCGGGGTGGGCGAGGGAGGTGCCACGGCGCTCCACGAGGTGTGAGcgcgggtggggggcgggggcggggggatgggggcCCAGGGGAGCAGCGGCACCGGCGGCGGAGGGAGAAGAAGTCAGTGGAGCCCCCGAGGTCAGTGTCCCAGGGTGGCTCATGGTGGCCACTCGTCActctggggggggcgggggggcggttcCCCGGCCCCTGCTTGCTTGGCTGCGTCTGCTGTGCTTGAGTCTTCACCTGGCCTTGGGTCATGGGGTCGTCTGCTCACCACTGCTGTCTCCCTCATTGACGTCACTCCCGGCTGCAAGCCTGGGACCCGGGCAGTTCAGACGGGACTGTGGTTGTGTGGCCCTGAGCCGGCTCTCTGGGTCTCTGATGGTCGGATAGCCCGTCGCTGTTGCCACAGACGCCGCCGCCCTTCTCGAAATGTTTGCCCTTCTCGAGGGGGTTCCCCTTGGGTCAGGAGTGGCAGGAGTGGGGCGGGGGCCGTCGCCGGATGCGAGCGAAGCAGGCCGAGGCACGGGGAAGGCTGGAAGGAGACTCGGTGGTGGTGGTCGGGCGCGGGGCGGAGGAGCGGAGGGCTTCACTCGGGGCTCGCGTCGTCCTCGCCAGCCGGCGGCTCCTCCAGCCTCGCGCCCTCCGGGGGCTGGCCCGCCCGCGTGTAGACGGCGGTCAGAAAGCGGATCAGGGCCCTGGCCGCCTGCTCCTGGCCCAGGGGGGTGGGCCGCCCGCCGGCGCCGCCGAGGGCCCGGGGCAGGTGTCGGCTCAGGAAGGCGAGGACCTCAGAGGGCGCGGGCAGGTGTCGGCGGGGCCGCAGGGCCGCCTCGCGCACGTCGCTCTCCGGCTCGTCCTGCGAGGTGTCTTGCAGGCCGTCATGCAGGCCACACTGACGGTAACGTTGCAGGTCGTCTTGCAGGGCTTCTCGCGAGACGACATCCTCATCGCCGACGTGCAGCTCCAGGCGGCGGGGCCCTCCCGGGAGGGGGCGGGCGCCCCCCGGGGGGCCGACTCTGACCCCGAAGGACTCGCACAGCATCAGCCAGAAGCCGGGCGCGAACCGCAGGCCCCGGAGGGTCAGGGGGCGCAGGGCCCGCTGGGGGCCCGGGAGCAGCCCGCCCAGCTCCTCGGCCGGGACGGCGCTGGTGCCCacggggcggggcacctgggcgagGAGCTGAGCCGCGGCGGTGGCGATGCCGCTGTCCGCGAAGAGGGCCGCGGCCTGGCCAAGGCGCAGCCAGCGCCTGGGCGGCCGGGCCAGCGCCGGGGGGGCGGGCCGCGGGGAGAGGCGGCGCTTCAGCCTCAGCAGCACGAGGAGGGCCGCCACGGCCAGGGTGTCCTTCCAGAACAGGAGGCCGCGGAAGAAATGCAGAAGGACCGCCCTGATCTGGGCCACGCTGAAGTGGGCGAGGAAGCTGTTGAGGATTTGGTCGATGGGTATCAGGGCCAGGAACTCTTGCTGCAGGTTCCGCCCGGTCGGCGCGTCCTGCTTAGGTGCGTCTtcgttctcctcctcctcctcctcctcctcctccccggaGTCTAGCGACTGCTCCCGGGGGGCGCCCCCCGTCGCGAACGGCGGCCTTGCCCGGGCGGCGGTGTTGCGCCGGAAAGGCCGTCGGTTGAGGTTTCTCGCGGGCGGCAGAGGCCGGCCCCCGTCTTGCTCGGGGCGCTCCATGACGTCGAAGTGGAAGTGTGAGAAGAAGAAGACCCAATGGCCGGGGAGAAGTACGGTGAGCCTGTCATTATTCAGAGAGGCTAGATCCTCTGTGTTGAGAAGGATCATGATGGGCTCCTCGGTGTTCTCCAGGTAGCGGCACCATACCGTGAAGGCAGCCCTTATTGGAAGGATCTTCATCTCCAGTTGAGAGTAGGCCACTTCGATAGCCGAGATGTTGCGCGAGTAGAAGGCGCAGGAGACCCTCTTGCCGGTTTGGTCGTCTATTTGGACGAGGGAGGCGTGCAGAGCCGTCTTGGTGGCTCCCGTTTCCAAGTAGAAGGGGTTCTGCGGCTTGGGGTGGTGCAGGAGGGGCGCCTTGCGGAAAGCCCGCTTCAGGCACTCGAAGGCCTCCTGCTCCTCGTCCCCCCAGGAGAACGCGTCGCTGGTCAGCAGCTGCCGGGCCAGCGGCTCCGCGATGCTGGTGAAGCGCTCCACAAAGTGCCGGTAGGGGAAGATGAATTCGATCAGGTGTTGCAGGGACTTCTTAGAGCCAGGGGTGGGGTAGCCTGTCACGGTGGTCACAATCCTCTTGTTTAGCTTCACCCCTTTGGGGGTTATGACAAACCCCAGGAACTCGACGGTGTGTCGGTGGAACTGGCTTCTGTCCAGGGAGCAGTAGACGCGGTGGTGGCGGAAACGCACCAGGACTTGTCGCACGTGTTGGAAGTGCTCCTCCTGGCTCATGGAGTAGATCAGGACGTCCTGCCCGTAGGAGAGCACGAAGTAGCCTAGCATGTCCTTTAGGATAAAGTGGACCACGTCCTGCGGGATGGTAGGGTCTGAGGATAGCGGGAAGGGCTGGTAACTCTCTGTCTCTTGAGGCTCGAACCCAAACGCCGTTCTCCATACATCTTCCGCTTGGCGAATGCTCGCGCTTTCCTCCACGATGGTGCCCCGCAGCTCCAGCTTTGTGAACCATGTCGCTCCGTGTAACTGGTCGAACAGTTCTGGGATCATCTGTACGTAGTCCTGTCTGTTGGTCAGCATGTCCTGCGGGTCCCAGTATTCATCCCGCGGCCTGGCACTTTCTTGCACCCTGGCACCCACAGGTTCCCACGGCGCGATGGAAGGACATTCGTAAAAGGTCTCGCTGTGATCACTGTCTCCAGCCTGCTGAAGCTCAGAGGGCTCTGATTCAGAAAGATCATCGGATCCGTCTGAGCTTGGCTGGTCGGAAGTCTCATCATCTGCTTCCTTCGGGTTAAACACGTCGGCCAGGTCGGAGTACAGGGGCGGCAGTCCGGGCAGCAGGCTTATGGCATGCCTTTCCAGCGCGATGCATGGCGGGGGCG is part of the Neofelis nebulosa isolate mNeoNeb1 chromosome 7, mNeoNeb1.pri, whole genome shotgun sequence genome and encodes:
- the RTL1 gene encoding retrotransposon-like protein 1, which produces MIEPSEDSFETMMERKNPSSKQMESSEGSSNTTVETSGSGAREAEGPARGPAQEMKELPIDLRQDMEGPSSGPRREIKDPPNDLLQDLEESRNGSRQEVGDPSSEAPGGMEGASDDPWGAQDEEADDTDLASTRQEGHLEEDSETSEFMATVRSIISLYLRMQDLREQQRVAEEILMKGIHAGQLPVPSRFSGDRREYHEFIVLCQLILQSYPRMFCNDRLRVGYVICHLSGMALEWATALVQEGSPLIDDFPAFLEAMSGMFEYRQALRVAEDAMFNIRQGTRTATEYINEFQGLVPTLGWSDEVLQAHLCQGLNEEIRHYLFRVPQPDSLDSLIVLVLQIEEKLAERRAMLRLPPEARPRNLTWVDSPAPERWMVSSWLSRDRRPVISRDHLFMLLLIRVNPYHSVAVQALVDSGAGGNYMDERFAQEHYVELYEKPYPQMVQSVDGSLVGNEPVWLHTEPLVCIHQNHQEPIEFDIVPSPNFSVILGVNWLRTHSPEVDWIKGRCTFHSPYCLQKCFRPPPPCIALERHAISLLPGLPPLYSDLADVFNPKEADDETSDQPSSDGSDDLSESEPSELQQAGDSDHSETFYECPSIAPWEPVGARVQESARPRDEYWDPQDMLTNRQDYVQMIPELFDQLHGATWFTKLELRGTIVEESASIRQAEDVWRTAFGFEPQETESYQPFPLSSDPTIPQDVVHFILKDMLGYFVLSYGQDVLIYSMSQEEHFQHVRQVLVRFRHHRVYCSLDRSQFHRHTVEFLGFVITPKGVKLNKRIVTTVTGYPTPGSKKSLQHLIEFIFPYRHFVERFTSIAEPLARQLLTSDAFSWGDEEQEAFECLKRAFRKAPLLHHPKPQNPFYLETGATKTALHASLVQIDDQTGKRVSCAFYSRNISAIEVAYSQLEMKILPIRAAFTVWCRYLENTEEPIMILLNTEDLASLNNDRLTVLLPGHWVFFFSHFHFDVMERPEQDGGRPLPPARNLNRRPFRRNTAARARPPFATGGAPREQSLDSGEEEEEEEEENEDAPKQDAPTGRNLQQEFLALIPIDQILNSFLAHFSVAQIRAVLLHFFRGLLFWKDTLAVAALLVLLRLKRRLSPRPAPPALARPPRRWLRLGQAAALFADSGIATAAAQLLAQVPRPVGTSAVPAEELGGLLPGPQRALRPLTLRGLRFAPGFWLMLCESFGVRVGPPGGARPLPGGPRRLELHVGDEDVVSREALQDDLQRYRQCGLHDGLQDTSQDEPESDVREAALRPRRHLPAPSEVLAFLSRHLPRALGGAGGRPTPLGQEQAARALIRFLTAVYTRAGQPPEGARLEEPPAGEDDASPE